A single Mixta calida DNA region contains:
- the nusA gene encoding transcription termination factor NusA → MNKEILAVVEAVSNEKALPREKIFEALESALATATKKKYEQEIDVRVSIDRKSGDFDTFRRWQIVEEVTQPTREITLEAARYEDETVNLGDFVEDQIESVKFDRITTQTAKQVIVQKVREAERAMVVDQFREQEGEIITGVVKKVNRDNITLDLGNNAEAVILREDMLPRENFRPGDRIRGVLYAVRPEARGAQLFVTRSKPEMLIELFRIEVPEIGEEVIEIKAAARDPGSRAKIAVKTNDKRIDPVGACVGMRGARVQAVSSELGGERIDIVLWDDNPAQFVINAMAPADVASIVVDEDNHTMDIAVEAGNLAQAIGRNGQNVRLASQLSGWELNVMTVDDLQAKHQAEAHAAIDVFTKHLDIDQEFATVLVEEGFSSLEELAYVPMNELLEIEGLDEETVEALRERAKNALTTLALEKAESLGNREPADDLLNLEGVDRALANKLAARGVCTLEDLAEQGVDDLTDIEGLDDEKAGALIMAARNICWFGDDA, encoded by the coding sequence TTAGCTGTTGTAGAAGCCGTTTCTAATGAGAAAGCCCTGCCGCGCGAAAAAATCTTCGAGGCGCTGGAGAGCGCACTGGCCACTGCAACCAAGAAAAAATATGAGCAGGAAATCGACGTGCGCGTCAGCATCGATCGCAAAAGCGGCGATTTCGATACTTTCCGCCGCTGGCAGATCGTTGAAGAAGTAACGCAGCCGACGCGCGAAATCACGCTGGAAGCTGCCCGTTACGAAGATGAGACCGTCAATCTCGGCGATTTCGTTGAAGATCAGATTGAATCAGTAAAATTCGATCGTATCACTACGCAGACCGCTAAACAGGTTATCGTACAGAAAGTACGTGAAGCCGAGCGCGCGATGGTTGTCGATCAGTTCCGCGAGCAGGAAGGCGAAATCATCACCGGCGTGGTGAAAAAGGTTAACCGCGACAATATTACGCTCGACCTCGGCAACAATGCTGAAGCGGTGATCCTGCGTGAAGATATGTTGCCGCGTGAAAACTTCCGTCCAGGCGACCGTATCCGCGGCGTGCTGTATGCTGTACGCCCGGAAGCGCGCGGCGCTCAGCTGTTCGTCACCCGTTCCAAGCCGGAAATGCTGATCGAACTGTTCCGTATTGAAGTGCCGGAAATTGGTGAAGAAGTCATTGAGATCAAAGCAGCGGCCCGCGATCCGGGTTCACGCGCTAAAATTGCAGTGAAAACTAACGATAAGCGTATCGATCCTGTTGGCGCCTGTGTCGGCATGCGCGGCGCGCGCGTTCAGGCTGTTTCCAGCGAGCTGGGCGGCGAACGCATCGATATCGTACTGTGGGACGACAACCCGGCGCAGTTTGTGATTAACGCCATGGCGCCTGCCGATGTCGCCTCAATTGTGGTGGATGAAGATAATCACACCATGGATATCGCCGTAGAAGCTGGAAATCTGGCTCAGGCGATTGGCCGTAACGGCCAAAACGTACGTCTGGCTTCACAACTGAGCGGTTGGGAGCTGAACGTGATGACGGTCGATGATCTGCAGGCGAAACATCAGGCGGAAGCGCACGCCGCTATCGATGTCTTCACCAAACACCTGGACATCGATCAAGAGTTCGCCACCGTGCTGGTCGAAGAAGGCTTCTCCTCCCTGGAAGAGTTGGCGTATGTGCCGATGAACGAGTTGCTGGAAATTGAAGGCCTGGACGAAGAGACCGTAGAAGCACTGCGCGAACGTGCGAAAAATGCGTTGACCACCCTGGCGCTGGAGAAGGCTGAGAGCCTTGGCAACCGCGAACCTGCGGACGATCTGCTGAACCTTGAAGGTGTGGATCGCGCTCTGGCCAATAAACTGGCGGCAAGAGGTGTTTGCACGCTGGAAGATCTGGCTGAGCAGGGTGTCGACGATCTGACAGATATCGAAGGCCTTGATGACGAGAAGGCCGGCGCTTTGATTATGGCGGCGCGTAATATCTGCTGGTTCGGCGATGACGCGTAA